The Argonema galeatum A003/A1 genome has a segment encoding these proteins:
- the pstB gene encoding phosphate ABC transporter ATP-binding protein PstB — protein sequence MRSNSQTLNSTESVFRARNVDVYYGNFRALRDINMDIAKNRITAFIGPSGCGKSTLLRCFNRLNDLIESFRAEGKIYYHEDDLYAPNIDAVEVRRRIGMVFQKPNPFPKSIYDNVLFGARINGYKGDMDELVERSLRSAALWDEVKDKLKQSGLSLSGGQQQRLCIARAIAVQPDVILMDEPCSALDPISTLRIEDLLHELKEQYTIVIVTHNMQQASRVSDMTAFFNVEPTDKGGRMGYLVEYDRTEVIFQSPKEESTREYVSGRFG from the coding sequence ATGCGTTCTAATTCTCAAACACTCAACTCAACTGAAAGCGTTTTTCGGGCTAGAAATGTCGATGTTTACTATGGCAATTTTCGAGCGTTGCGTGATATCAATATGGATATCGCTAAAAACCGGATTACAGCCTTTATTGGCCCTTCTGGTTGTGGCAAAAGTACCCTGCTGCGCTGCTTTAATCGTCTCAACGATCTAATTGAGAGTTTCCGGGCTGAGGGTAAAATTTACTACCATGAAGACGATTTATATGCTCCTAATATTGATGCAGTAGAAGTGCGGCGTCGCATTGGGATGGTATTTCAAAAGCCCAATCCTTTCCCTAAATCGATTTATGACAATGTGCTTTTTGGCGCTAGGATTAATGGCTACAAGGGCGATATGGATGAATTGGTGGAGCGCAGTCTGCGGAGTGCGGCTTTGTGGGATGAAGTGAAAGATAAGCTCAAGCAAAGCGGTTTATCTCTGTCTGGCGGACAACAGCAGCGGTTGTGCATTGCGCGTGCGATCGCAGTTCAACCCGACGTTATCTTAATGGACGAACCTTGTTCTGCTCTCGATCCCATCTCTACTCTGCGGATTGAAGACTTGCTGCACGAACTGAAAGAACAATACACCATAGTGATTGTTACCCACAATATGCAGCAGGCTTCGCGGGTGTCGGATATGACCGCCTTCTTCAATGTCGAGCCTACAGACAAAGGCGGACGGATGGGTTATCTCGTCGAGTACGATCGCACTGAGGTGATCTTCCAAAGTCCTAAAGAAGAGTCTACTCGCGAG
- a CDS encoding biotin transporter BioY, giving the protein MFSPTELLWALIGLLLTIGGTFLEASLPSPPWQWSDSGIPTYPLGVTYQIGAVLLVGCLGGKNAGALSQIAYLVLGLTWLPVFTLGGGLSYIKEPSFGYLLGFVPGAWFCGFVAFRTPLKLESLAFSCLCGLLTVHVIGLSYLVLSDWLSWTNTSAVPLWSAILRYSFYALPGQMAIVCAVTVLAFILRHLMFY; this is encoded by the coding sequence GTGTTTTCTCCCACTGAACTGCTGTGGGCCTTGATTGGATTACTGCTTACCATAGGTGGAACCTTTCTAGAGGCGTCTTTGCCCAGTCCTCCGTGGCAGTGGAGTGATTCTGGCATTCCAACTTACCCTTTGGGCGTCACCTATCAAATTGGTGCCGTGCTACTGGTCGGCTGTCTTGGCGGCAAGAATGCCGGGGCCCTCTCTCAAATAGCCTATCTTGTATTAGGCTTGACATGGCTGCCTGTATTCACTCTGGGTGGCGGCCTCAGCTATATAAAAGAGCCCAGCTTTGGATATTTGTTAGGCTTTGTTCCCGGTGCATGGTTTTGTGGCTTTGTAGCATTTCGGACGCCACTAAAACTGGAGTCTTTGGCCTTTAGTTGTTTGTGTGGCCTGCTAACAGTTCATGTCATCGGTCTTAGCTATCTCGTTCTCAGCGATTGGTTAAGCTGGACAAATACCAGTGCTGTTCCTCTATGGTCAGCTATCTTAAGATACTCGTTCTATGCTCTGCCAGGACAGATGGCGATCGTCTGTGCAGTTACCGTTTTGGCTTTCATTCTGCGACATTTGATGTTTTACTAA
- the bioB gene encoding biotin synthase BioB, which yields MVQASLSNSRNPSNADLPCGHEQPLREWLNNLAEEIISGVRLSREEAIALTQIEGQENILLLCEAADKVRQACCGNTVDLCSIINVKSGNCSENCGFCSQSSHHPDSDSPIYGLKSTSEILAQAKAAEAAGAKRFCLVSQGRGIKYNSPKSGEFERILETVRQITAETNIKPCCALGEVTPEQAEALKEAGVTRYNHNLETSENYFPEIVTSHSWRDRVETIKNLKAAGIQACTGGIMGMGESWSDRVDLALALRELEVESVPLNLLNPRSGTPLEERPKLDPYEALKAIAIFRLILPKQILRYAGGREAVMGELQALGLKAGINAMLIGHYLTTIGQPPEQDRAMLEALGLQGGEAPIPGEWGLGTGDWGLG from the coding sequence GTGGTTCAAGCGTCGTTATCAAATTCCCGTAATCCATCGAATGCCGATCTTCCCTGTGGGCATGAGCAGCCATTGCGAGAATGGCTAAATAATCTTGCCGAGGAGATTATTTCTGGAGTTCGCCTCAGTCGAGAGGAAGCGATCGCACTCACCCAGATAGAGGGACAAGAGAATATACTGCTCTTGTGCGAAGCAGCCGATAAAGTGCGACAAGCTTGCTGCGGCAATACCGTCGATTTGTGCAGCATCATCAACGTCAAATCTGGCAACTGCTCGGAAAACTGCGGCTTTTGCTCCCAGTCATCCCACCATCCAGATAGCGATTCGCCGATTTACGGTTTAAAATCCACTTCTGAAATTCTCGCCCAAGCCAAAGCAGCCGAAGCAGCTGGAGCAAAACGGTTTTGCTTGGTGAGTCAGGGACGCGGTATCAAGTATAACAGTCCGAAATCGGGAGAATTTGAGCGAATTCTGGAAACAGTGCGGCAAATTACTGCCGAAACCAATATTAAACCTTGTTGCGCTTTGGGAGAAGTAACGCCAGAACAAGCTGAGGCATTAAAAGAGGCAGGCGTTACCCGCTACAACCATAACCTAGAAACGTCAGAGAACTATTTCCCAGAGATAGTGACGAGTCACAGTTGGCGCGATCGCGTCGAAACCATCAAAAATCTCAAAGCAGCCGGAATACAAGCCTGTACGGGCGGTATTATGGGCATGGGCGAAAGCTGGTCCGATCGGGTAGATTTAGCCCTAGCTTTGCGGGAGTTAGAAGTTGAATCTGTACCGCTTAACCTGCTAAATCCCAGATCGGGGACACCATTAGAGGAACGTCCCAAACTCGATCCTTATGAAGCGCTCAAAGCGATCGCAATCTTTAGGCTGATTCTGCCAAAGCAAATTCTCCGCTACGCTGGTGGACGAGAAGCCGTTATGGGCGAACTGCAAGCCCTTGGACTCAAAGCTGGCATTAACGCCATGCTGATCGGACACTACCTTACCACAATAGGTCAACCCCCAGAGCAAGACCGCGCCATGCTAGAAGCTTTGGGACTCCAAGGCGGTGAAGCACCCATTCCCGGCGAATGGGGACTGGGGACTGGGGACTGGGGACTAGGGTAG
- the lspA gene encoding signal peptidase II has protein sequence MTKNRFFWVAASISLVLDQLTKFWVVQNFRLNETWSLWTGVFHFTYVRNPGAAFSLFSQDGSWLRWLSLGVSIGLMALAWFGPNFARWDQLGYGFILGGAMGNGIDRFLLNYVVDFLDFRLIHFPVFNLADVFINVGIACLFIAAFQKHDPPKRGARD, from the coding sequence ATGACTAAAAACCGCTTTTTCTGGGTTGCTGCCTCGATCAGTTTAGTTTTAGACCAGTTGACTAAATTTTGGGTGGTGCAAAACTTCCGCCTCAATGAAACCTGGTCTTTGTGGACAGGGGTTTTTCATTTCACCTACGTGAGAAACCCCGGTGCGGCGTTTAGTCTCTTTAGCCAGGACGGAAGTTGGTTGCGCTGGCTATCCTTGGGAGTGAGTATAGGCTTGATGGCATTGGCCTGGTTTGGGCCAAATTTTGCCCGCTGGGATCAGCTGGGTTATGGTTTTATTTTAGGAGGAGCGATGGGCAACGGGATCGATCGCTTTTTATTAAACTATGTAGTAGATTTTCTCGATTTTCGACTGATTCATTTTCCCGTATTTAATCTGGCAGATGTGTTTATTAATGTAGGTATTGCCTGCCTCTTTATTGCTGCCTTCCAGAAACACGATCCGCCCAAAAGAGGGGCTAGGGATTAG
- the pstS gene encoding phosphate ABC transporter substrate-binding protein PstS: protein MLFRINSIAPTRLATSISAIALTIGLAACGGNNTPGTANNPSPGTSPTASPATAPSAATGGKLDLAQNVQLTGAGASFPAPLYQRWFVDFNKIYPKAQISYQSIGSGAGVEQFTAGTVDFGASDVAMKDEEIAKVQKGVLLLPMTAGSIVLAYNLPNVETGLKLSREVYADILLGKIKSWNDPKIVAANPGVTLPNQPIVVVSRSDGSGTTGVFTKHVSTISPEFKTKVGEGKTVKWPTGISAKGNEGVTAQILQSQGAIGYVEYGYAKQTQLKYAALENKAGKFVLPNQESAAKTLEAVTLPENLRAFIEDPEGSDSYPIVSYTWLLVYKQYTDASKAKAMEAMIEYGLTEGQKNSSELGYVPLPKAVVDKVAAAADQISPDYKIDVGGATASK from the coding sequence ATGCTTTTTCGTATCAATTCGATCGCTCCAACTCGTCTGGCTACCTCAATTTCTGCGATAGCTCTGACAATCGGCTTAGCCGCTTGCGGTGGAAACAACACCCCAGGCACTGCAAACAATCCTTCTCCTGGCACTTCTCCTACCGCCTCCCCGGCTACAGCACCTAGTGCTGCTACAGGTGGGAAACTCGACCTCGCGCAGAACGTACAGCTAACTGGCGCTGGAGCTTCTTTCCCAGCACCCCTGTATCAGCGTTGGTTCGTGGATTTCAACAAGATATATCCCAAAGCGCAAATCAGCTACCAATCAATTGGTAGCGGCGCTGGAGTCGAGCAATTTACCGCTGGTACGGTAGACTTTGGAGCCAGCGACGTTGCTATGAAAGATGAAGAAATTGCCAAAGTGCAAAAAGGCGTCTTGTTGCTACCAATGACAGCCGGTAGCATTGTCCTAGCCTACAACCTGCCCAATGTTGAAACTGGGCTGAAGTTATCCCGCGAAGTTTACGCAGATATATTGCTGGGTAAGATCAAATCTTGGAACGACCCCAAGATTGTCGCCGCTAATCCAGGTGTTACTCTTCCCAACCAACCGATCGTAGTTGTGTCTCGTTCCGATGGTAGCGGAACCACAGGCGTCTTCACAAAGCACGTAAGTACAATTAGTCCTGAATTCAAAACCAAAGTTGGAGAAGGCAAAACTGTAAAATGGCCTACTGGGATTTCTGCCAAGGGAAATGAAGGCGTCACAGCTCAAATTTTACAGAGTCAAGGTGCGATCGGTTACGTAGAGTACGGCTACGCCAAGCAAACTCAGCTCAAGTATGCTGCCCTGGAAAATAAAGCGGGCAAATTTGTCCTGCCTAACCAGGAGTCTGCTGCTAAAACCCTTGAAGCTGTAACTTTGCCTGAAAACTTACGAGCCTTTATTGAAGATCCAGAAGGATCGGACTCCTACCCCATCGTTAGCTACACTTGGTTGCTTGTTTACAAGCAATATACCGATGCGTCCAAAGCCAAAGCAATGGAAGCTATGATTGAATATGGATTGACTGAAGGGCAAAAGAACAGCTCTGAATTAGGGTATGTTCCCTTACCCAAGGCCGTGGTTGATAAAGTTGCGGCAGCAGCAGATCAAATCAGCCCAGATTATAAAATAGATGTAGGCGGTGCTACTGCTAGCAAATAG
- the pstA gene encoding phosphate ABC transporter permease PstA, translated as MTQSFDDKSFSGYPSRTLTRSMSSPRTLFGTVMTILAFTCGALALLPLLAVLSYVTIQGFSSLSLSVFTELPPPPFVQGGGFGNAILGTLIMVGIAAAISVPFGVMAAIYLTEFSTNNVSRWIRFATNVLSGVPSIIAGVFAYGIVVLTLGKFSALAGGVALSVLMLPVIVKTTDEALQLVPQDLRQAAVGLGATKFQTVWQVVLPAAIPAIVTGATLAIARASGETAPLLFTALFAQFWPTDLLSPTPSLAVLVFNFAISPFPNQRSLAWAASLILVLMVLITSIIARLATRRKVYG; from the coding sequence ATGACGCAAAGCTTCGATGATAAAAGTTTCTCTGGATATCCTAGTAGAACTCTGACTCGATCGATGTCATCTCCCCGAACTCTGTTTGGGACGGTGATGACAATTTTGGCATTTACTTGTGGTGCATTGGCTCTCCTGCCTTTGCTGGCAGTTCTTTCTTATGTCACCATCCAAGGCTTTAGCAGTCTGAGTTTGAGTGTGTTTACCGAATTGCCCCCGCCACCTTTCGTGCAGGGAGGTGGGTTTGGTAATGCTATCCTGGGTACGTTGATTATGGTTGGTATCGCTGCGGCGATCAGTGTCCCGTTTGGTGTGATGGCGGCAATTTATTTAACAGAGTTTAGCACCAATAATGTATCCCGCTGGATTCGCTTTGCCACCAATGTCCTCAGCGGTGTTCCTTCGATCATTGCCGGGGTGTTTGCCTATGGCATTGTGGTTCTGACTTTGGGCAAGTTTTCCGCTCTAGCTGGAGGGGTGGCTTTGTCGGTTTTGATGTTGCCAGTTATTGTCAAAACTACTGACGAAGCTTTGCAACTGGTGCCGCAAGATTTGCGGCAAGCTGCTGTGGGACTTGGCGCTACTAAGTTTCAAACGGTGTGGCAGGTGGTGTTGCCAGCGGCTATACCCGCTATTGTAACTGGGGCAACATTGGCGATCGCACGCGCAAGCGGAGAAACCGCGCCTTTACTTTTCACAGCGCTATTCGCACAGTTCTGGCCAACTGACTTATTATCGCCCACTCCTTCTCTCGCTGTTTTGGTGTTTAACTTCGCTATTTCTCCTTTTCCAAATCAGCGATCGCTAGCTTGGGCAGCTTCTTTGATACTTGTACTCATGGTTCTGATTACTAGCATTATCGCCCGCTTGGCAACTCGTCGCAAAGTTTATGGTTAA
- the pstC gene encoding phosphate ABC transporter permease subunit PstC — MNPEAKEAQTTIKPRSEVDKSIDRGFIWLTRLFALGVAGILLLIAVQVASKSMPAIQMFGLSFLTNSNWNPVNNDYGVLATVYGTIVSALIALILAVPIGVGTAILLSENFLPVSVRTILVFLVELLAAIPSVVYGLWGIFVLIPILSNVGGWLHTYLGWLPIFSTPPQGPGMLPAGIILTIMILPIITAISRDALISLPPELRQAAIGLGATRWETIFQVLVPAAFSGIVSAIMLALGRAMGETMAVTMVIGNSNNISPSLFAPANTISSLLANQFAEASGLQVAALMYAALILFILTLLVNIFAELIVLRVKRL, encoded by the coding sequence ATGAATCCAGAAGCTAAGGAAGCTCAAACAACAATTAAACCTCGCTCGGAGGTAGACAAATCGATCGATCGCGGTTTTATTTGGCTAACTCGGTTGTTTGCACTGGGAGTTGCTGGCATATTGCTTTTGATAGCGGTGCAAGTTGCTAGCAAGTCTATGCCAGCAATTCAAATGTTTGGTTTGAGCTTCCTAACTAATAGCAATTGGAACCCGGTAAATAATGATTACGGGGTACTGGCTACAGTCTATGGAACTATAGTCAGTGCTTTAATTGCTTTGATTTTAGCTGTACCTATTGGGGTTGGCACCGCTATCTTACTGAGCGAGAATTTTTTGCCAGTATCCGTTCGGACAATACTGGTATTCTTGGTAGAACTTTTAGCAGCTATTCCCAGTGTTGTCTACGGTCTGTGGGGCATTTTTGTTTTGATTCCAATCCTCTCAAATGTAGGAGGATGGCTACACACTTACTTGGGTTGGCTGCCAATTTTTAGTACGCCTCCTCAAGGGCCAGGAATGTTGCCTGCTGGGATAATCTTAACTATTATGATTTTGCCCATTATTACGGCAATTTCTCGCGATGCTCTGATTTCTTTGCCTCCCGAACTACGGCAGGCAGCTATAGGACTGGGAGCGACGCGCTGGGAAACAATCTTTCAAGTTCTCGTACCAGCTGCCTTCTCTGGGATTGTTAGCGCTATCATGCTGGCATTGGGTCGGGCGATGGGAGAAACGATGGCTGTAACGATGGTAATCGGCAATTCCAACAATATCAGCCCTTCGCTTTTTGCACCAGCTAACACGATTTCTTCTCTGCTGGCAAATCAATTTGCTGAGGCTAGTGGGTTGCAAGTGGCGGCTCTAATGTACGCCGCGTTAATTCTGTTTATATTAACGCTTTTAGTCAATATATTCGCTGAGTTAATCGTTCTGAGAGTAAAACGACTCTAA